One part of the Nematostella vectensis chromosome 8, jaNemVect1.1, whole genome shotgun sequence genome encodes these proteins:
- the LOC125570328 gene encoding uncharacterized protein LOC125570328 isoform X1, whose product MKNLQMQGKPNLVYKWCQCLHGVNRSLQLDRMPFGMIQYRIEFFSCTHIAQISVSPDYKIWLDTMEAEFGGGKFKRLFRGPMWNGCDKKDIGDPSKAKPNIPCRSKQAQLNAIAKSDFSSKPEIQTDGTDVKEALQESLLKVWNGDVDGALETLQGLYDDRLHVSQALSVHKLCGKELRDPVVAVNNELNNNILFLYYGLAKAVQLFRKKFDPPNTKTEKLMSLNWEIVEFNTLLEQATRFREVTKEMLNCLDPLLSMSKDLKESLESNKEKKPPRMLPACEKRLETMISS is encoded by the exons ATGAAGAATCTCCAAATGCAAGGCAAACCCAACTTGGTTTACAAATGGTGCCAGTGCCTTCATGGGGTTAACCGATCCTTGCAGCTAGATAGGATGCCATTTGGAATGATCCAGTACCGcattgagtttttcagttgtacACATATAGCACAG ATATCTGTGTCCCCTGACTATAAAATATGGCTAGACACAATGGAGGCAGAGTTTGGTGGTGGGAAGTTTAAGCGCTTGTTTCGTGGCCCTATGTGGAATGGCTGTGACAAGAAAGACATTGGTGATCCCtcaaag GCCAAACCCAACATACCATGCAGAAGCAAACAAGCCCAACTGAATGCCATTGCTAAGAGTGACTTCTCTTCTAAGCCAGAAATACAG ACTGATGGGACTGATGTGAAGGAAGCCTTACAAGAGTCATTATTAAAAGTATGgaatggtgatgttgatggagCACTTGAAACCCTACAGGGACTGTATGATGACCGACTCCATGTATCGCAAGCTCTTAGTGTCCACAAATTGTGTGGGAAAGAGTTAAGGGACCCAGTAGTGGCTGTTAACAATGAGCTCAATAACAACATCCTGTTTCTCTATTATGGGCTTGCCAAGGCTGTTCAACTCTTCAGAAAGAAATTTGATCCCCCCAACACAAAGACTGAGAAGTTGATGTCACTCAACTGGGAAATTGTTGAGTTTAACACGCTTTTAGAGCAGGCAACTCGCTTTAGAGAAGTAACAAAAGAAATGTTGAACTGTCTGGACCCTCTTCTTAGCATGTCCAAAGATTTGAAAGAGAGTCTGGAATCCAACAAGGAAAAAAAGCCTCCCAGGATGTTGCCAGCTTGTGAAAAAAGGCTGGAGACTATGATCAGTTCCTGA
- the LOC125570328 gene encoding uncharacterized protein LOC125570328 isoform X2: protein MLAPLTPAKISVSPDYKIWLDTMEAEFGGGKFKRLFRGPMWNGCDKKDIGDPSKAKPNIPCRSKQAQLNAIAKSDFSSKPEIQTDGTDVKEALQESLLKVWNGDVDGALETLQGLYDDRLHVSQALSVHKLCGKELRDPVVAVNNELNNNILFLYYGLAKAVQLFRKKFDPPNTKTEKLMSLNWEIVEFNTLLEQATRFREVTKEMLNCLDPLLSMSKDLKESLESNKEKKPPRMLPACEKRLETMISS, encoded by the exons ATATCTGTGTCCCCTGACTATAAAATATGGCTAGACACAATGGAGGCAGAGTTTGGTGGTGGGAAGTTTAAGCGCTTGTTTCGTGGCCCTATGTGGAATGGCTGTGACAAGAAAGACATTGGTGATCCCtcaaag GCCAAACCCAACATACCATGCAGAAGCAAACAAGCCCAACTGAATGCCATTGCTAAGAGTGACTTCTCTTCTAAGCCAGAAATACAG ACTGATGGGACTGATGTGAAGGAAGCCTTACAAGAGTCATTATTAAAAGTATGgaatggtgatgttgatggagCACTTGAAACCCTACAGGGACTGTATGATGACCGACTCCATGTATCGCAAGCTCTTAGTGTCCACAAATTGTGTGGGAAAGAGTTAAGGGACCCAGTAGTGGCTGTTAACAATGAGCTCAATAACAACATCCTGTTTCTCTATTATGGGCTTGCCAAGGCTGTTCAACTCTTCAGAAAGAAATTTGATCCCCCCAACACAAAGACTGAGAAGTTGATGTCACTCAACTGGGAAATTGTTGAGTTTAACACGCTTTTAGAGCAGGCAACTCGCTTTAGAGAAGTAACAAAAGAAATGTTGAACTGTCTGGACCCTCTTCTTAGCATGTCCAAAGATTTGAAAGAGAGTCTGGAATCCAACAAGGAAAAAAAGCCTCCCAGGATGTTGCCAGCTTGTGAAAAAAGGCTGGAGACTATGATCAGTTCCTGA
- the LOC125570328 gene encoding uncharacterized protein LOC125570328 isoform X3, whose product MEAEFGGGKFKRLFRGPMWNGCDKKDIGDPSKAKPNIPCRSKQAQLNAIAKSDFSSKPEIQTDGTDVKEALQESLLKVWNGDVDGALETLQGLYDDRLHVSQALSVHKLCGKELRDPVVAVNNELNNNILFLYYGLAKAVQLFRKKFDPPNTKTEKLMSLNWEIVEFNTLLEQATRFREVTKEMLNCLDPLLSMSKDLKESLESNKEKKPPRMLPACEKRLETMISS is encoded by the exons ATGGAGGCAGAGTTTGGTGGTGGGAAGTTTAAGCGCTTGTTTCGTGGCCCTATGTGGAATGGCTGTGACAAGAAAGACATTGGTGATCCCtcaaag GCCAAACCCAACATACCATGCAGAAGCAAACAAGCCCAACTGAATGCCATTGCTAAGAGTGACTTCTCTTCTAAGCCAGAAATACAG ACTGATGGGACTGATGTGAAGGAAGCCTTACAAGAGTCATTATTAAAAGTATGgaatggtgatgttgatggagCACTTGAAACCCTACAGGGACTGTATGATGACCGACTCCATGTATCGCAAGCTCTTAGTGTCCACAAATTGTGTGGGAAAGAGTTAAGGGACCCAGTAGTGGCTGTTAACAATGAGCTCAATAACAACATCCTGTTTCTCTATTATGGGCTTGCCAAGGCTGTTCAACTCTTCAGAAAGAAATTTGATCCCCCCAACACAAAGACTGAGAAGTTGATGTCACTCAACTGGGAAATTGTTGAGTTTAACACGCTTTTAGAGCAGGCAACTCGCTTTAGAGAAGTAACAAAAGAAATGTTGAACTGTCTGGACCCTCTTCTTAGCATGTCCAAAGATTTGAAAGAGAGTCTGGAATCCAACAAGGAAAAAAAGCCTCCCAGGATGTTGCCAGCTTGTGAAAAAAGGCTGGAGACTATGATCAGTTCCTGA
- the LOC116617177 gene encoding uncharacterized protein LOC116617177, whose protein sequence is MNGGTCINKLLMYVCDCMPYYGGYNCEHAPFLVSRCPTSTSGDITYQPDKWEKIAFRTNKDMYVVAICVHGDMTKTKETTFDITFRLRYPETTTVIREKSGRYTISTDYTLKCPSLVPYFRLIAGTTYIAELQVVGGDMTVNKRVGCYPDQEYDWGDALYPDETVHIWWFDVSASEQVDAGITNQNEGSVPVLKMQFTTVQT, encoded by the exons ATGAATGGTGGGACGTGCATTAATAAGCTTTTAATGTATGTCTGCGATTGCATGCCGTATTATGGAGGATACAACTGTGAACACG CCCCGTTCCTTGTCTCAAGGTGCCCAACTAGCACATCTGGCGACATAACATATCAACCAGATAAATGGGAGAAAATTGCCTTTAGAACCAATAAAGACATGTATGTCGTAGCCATCTGCGTACACGGGGATATGACCAAGACAAAGGAGACAACGTTCGACATAACCTTTCGATTACGATACCCTGAAACAACCACTGTGATAAGAGAGAAGTCTGGACGGTACACTATCAGTACGGACTACACACTGAAGTGTCCAAGTCTTGTGCCGTATTTCAGACTGATAGCGGGCACGACGTACATTGCCGAG CTACAGGTGGTTGGTGGTGACATGACCGTTAACAAGCGCGTTGGGTGCTATCCTGATCAGGAGTACGACTGGGGAGACGCCCTGTACCCCGACGAAACGGTTCATATCTGGTGGTTTGACGTATCGGCTAGTGAACAGGTTGATGCCGGAATCACAAACCAAAACGAGGGTTCAGTTCCAGTTCTGAAAATGCAATTTACTACCGTACAAACTTGA